One genomic region from Nostoc sphaeroides encodes:
- a CDS encoding DUF4360 domain-containing protein: MKVLTALISSLTLLSLNVVGLSQAQAQTQSDPTTVIGNGLQLQTAPATVTPAVSGNGFQFESVPVTVFGTGCTSGNAQTSLVGNTLSVTFPRFQATAVSPTVVSKSCSLRIGLNVPKGYRVNPINLRYSGFTNVPQGGSAALRVRAVFQGKVIPSGNNLNANFPSGSSGGWLKDVAITADTIDACANPVNSVFGINTTLIARATNVAAGQRTQIGFNGIYRIRFNLTPC; this comes from the coding sequence ATGAAAGTTTTAACTGCTCTTATTTCCAGTTTGACGCTACTGAGTTTAAATGTTGTGGGTTTATCTCAGGCACAGGCTCAAACACAAAGTGATCCAACAACTGTGATCGGAAATGGACTTCAGCTTCAAACTGCACCAGCAACTGTTACACCAGCTGTCAGCGGAAATGGATTTCAGTTTGAAAGTGTTCCAGTAACTGTTTTCGGAACTGGCTGTACGTCGGGAAATGCCCAAACAAGTTTGGTAGGAAATACTCTGTCTGTAACTTTCCCTCGATTTCAGGCTACAGCTGTATCTCCTACAGTTGTATCAAAATCTTGCAGTCTTAGAATTGGGCTTAATGTGCCTAAAGGCTACAGAGTTAACCCCATTAACCTCAGGTATTCTGGTTTTACAAATGTGCCTCAGGGAGGCAGTGCTGCCCTAAGGGTTAGAGCAGTGTTTCAAGGGAAAGTAATTCCATCTGGTAATAATCTAAACGCAAACTTCCCGTCTGGCTCTTCAGGTGGATGGCTAAAAGATGTAGCTATTACAGCAGATACAATAGACGCGTGTGCTAACCCAGTGAATTCGGTTTTCGGTATCAACACAACTTTGATAGCGCGTGCTACAAATGTAGCTGCGGGGCAGCGAACTCAAATTGGATTCAATGGGATTTATAGAATTAGGTTTAATTTGACTCCTTGTTAG
- a CDS encoding sulfate/molybdate ABC transporter ATP-binding protein: MGIVVENVSKQFGSFKAVDQVSLEIKSGSLVALLGPSGSGKSTLLRLISGLEMPDSGKILLTGKDATYQSVQQRNIGFVFQHYALFKHLTVKQNIAFGLEIRKAQPKKIKGRVEQLLELVQLSGLGDRYPSQLSGGQRQRVALARALAVEPEVLLLDEPFGALDAKVRKDLRAWLRRLHDEVHVTTVFVTHDQEEAMEVSDEVVVMNKGRVEQVGTPAEIYDNPATAFVMSFIGPVNVLPSNSKIFQSSGFDAPHPQVFLRPQDVILEKVANGSTTAATVSRLIHLGWEIQVELTFDDGQVVMAHLTRDRFNQLELEPKQRVYVRPKDAKSFPLSYSI, translated from the coding sequence GTGGGTATAGTAGTTGAGAATGTCTCCAAACAATTCGGGAGTTTCAAGGCAGTTGATCAGGTCAGCCTGGAAATTAAGAGTGGTTCGCTAGTTGCATTACTCGGGCCATCGGGATCAGGTAAATCTACGCTACTACGGTTAATTTCAGGTTTAGAAATGCCAGATAGCGGCAAAATCCTGCTGACTGGTAAGGACGCTACATACCAAAGCGTGCAACAGCGCAATATTGGCTTTGTGTTTCAGCACTATGCCCTATTTAAGCATCTGACTGTCAAGCAAAATATTGCCTTTGGCTTAGAAATTCGTAAGGCACAGCCAAAGAAAATTAAGGGGCGAGTAGAACAGTTACTCGAATTAGTGCAATTGAGTGGATTAGGCGATCGCTATCCATCACAACTTTCTGGTGGTCAAAGACAACGGGTAGCATTAGCAAGGGCACTGGCAGTAGAACCGGAAGTATTACTGCTAGATGAACCCTTTGGCGCACTCGATGCGAAAGTCCGCAAAGACTTACGGGCATGGTTACGCCGCCTCCATGATGAGGTTCATGTTACCACGGTTTTTGTCACCCACGACCAAGAAGAAGCAATGGAAGTCTCCGATGAAGTTGTGGTCATGAATAAAGGGCGTGTGGAACAGGTGGGGACACCAGCAGAAATTTACGATAATCCTGCCACCGCATTTGTAATGAGCTTCATAGGCCCAGTGAATGTGTTACCCAGCAACTCAAAGATTTTTCAAAGTAGCGGATTTGATGCGCCACACCCACAAGTGTTTTTACGTCCACAAGATGTGATTTTGGAAAAGGTTGCTAACGGTTCTACTACGGCTGCGACAGTGAGCCGTTTGATACATTTGGGTTGGGAAATTCAGGTGGAATTAACTTTCGATGATGGGCAAGTGGTGATGGCGCATTTAACACGCGATCGTTTTAACCAATTAGAGTTAGAACCAAAACAGCGAGTGTATGTTAGGCCAAAGGATGCCAAGTCCTTCCCCCTGTCTTATTCAATTTAG
- a CDS encoding RNA-guided endonuclease InsQ/TnpB family protein encodes MILSDNKEVIKVLKAVKVRLYPTIEQQESLARSFGCARWYWNYALNACIQHYGQTGKSLKMSEYKGLLPQLKVEYPWLKQDCYSSVLQCVAINLDKAYKNFFDGRAKFPKFKSKFDKQSIQYPQSVTVVGEKLKIPKIGEVKAVFHRKISGIIKTVTISKTATDKYFASILCEVEIELNPTCGDKILGIDLGLKDFAIVHDGEEFTKYSNPKHLKRHERNLARKQKKFARKVKGSKSRQKHKKLVAKVYELVSNSRQDFLHKLSRKLVNESQIIVVENLHIKGMVRNRKLSKSISDVGWGMFINFLDYKLKDSLGQLVEIDRFFPSSKTCSCCGHVVDELPLDIREWDCPKCKSHHDRDGNASQNIRTEGIRILSMDGGNPVLAELRRSKTMKPQGGKAFVDETGSLHRPVRAV; translated from the coding sequence ATGATATTATCAGATAACAAGGAGGTGATAAAAGTGTTGAAAGCAGTTAAGGTCAGGCTATACCCAACAATCGAGCAACAAGAAAGTCTAGCCAGATCGTTTGGTTGTGCAAGATGGTATTGGAACTATGCACTTAATGCTTGCATTCAACACTATGGACAAACTGGGAAGTCGTTAAAAATGAGTGAATACAAGGGTTTACTACCTCAATTAAAAGTGGAGTACCCTTGGTTAAAGCAAGACTGCTATTCTTCTGTTTTGCAGTGCGTAGCTATTAATCTAGACAAAGCTTACAAAAACTTTTTTGATGGACGGGCTAAGTTTCCCAAGTTTAAATCAAAATTTGATAAGCAGTCTATTCAGTATCCACAAAGCGTCACTGTTGTGGGTGAGAAGTTAAAGATTCCTAAAATTGGTGAAGTTAAGGCAGTCTTTCACAGAAAAATTTCGGGAATAATTAAAACTGTCACCATTAGCAAAACTGCTACTGATAAGTACTTTGCCTCAATTTTGTGTGAGGTAGAGATTGAGTTAAATCCTACGTGTGGAGATAAAATACTCGGTATTGATCTTGGGCTAAAGGACTTTGCAATTGTTCATGATGGAGAGGAATTTACTAAGTATTCCAATCCTAAACACTTGAAACGTCATGAGAGAAATCTAGCCCGGAAACAGAAAAAGTTTGCCCGAAAAGTTAAAGGAAGTAAATCAAGACAAAAGCACAAAAAGCTAGTAGCGAAGGTTTATGAACTAGTATCAAATTCCCGCCAAGATTTTCTGCATAAACTCAGCAGAAAGTTAGTTAATGAAAGTCAAATTATTGTTGTGGAAAACCTTCACATCAAGGGAATGGTACGGAACCGGAAGCTATCGAAAAGTATATCCGATGTGGGTTGGGGGATGTTCATTAATTTCCTTGATTACAAGTTGAAGGACTCGTTGGGTCAGCTTGTTGAAATAGATAGATTTTTCCCCAGTTCAAAAACTTGTTCATGTTGTGGTCATGTTGTTGATGAGTTACCGCTAGATATCAGAGAGTGGGATTGCCCGAAGTGTAAATCTCATCACGATAGAGACGGTAACGCCAGCCAGAACATCAGAACAGAAGGCATTCGGATATTATCTATGGACGGAGGGAACCCCGTTCTTGCCGAGTTGAGGCGGAGTAAGACCATGAAGCCGCAAGGTGGAAAGGCATTTGTCGATGAAACCGGAAGCCTACACCGACCCGTTAGGGCGGTGTAG
- a CDS encoding HEAT repeat domain-containing protein, translating to MVTTPRHRSKPSRFILYALAFILTFLFSLPWVNAKETPKPKPQDWQINGISAALDDRHDQVKKYALDKLVEYDLKDLKSLVKKPEDIAEKAAKILKDERVPADVRRSAASALGNLGDAAAKYVPDIANILKDEKVDTDLRYSAALALGNLGDAAAKYVPDIANILKDEKVDADLRYSAASALGNLGDAAAKYVPDIANILKDEKVDAGVRLGAASALGNLGDAAAKYVPDILNFLKDEKVSAYFRRIAASALGNLGDAAAKYVPDILNFLKDEKVFAYVRSDAASALGNLGDAAAKYVPDIANILKDEKVSATVRSGAASALGNLGDAAAKYVPDILNFLKDEKVSADVRSGAASALGNLGDAAAKYVPDILNFLKDEKVSADVRSGAASALGNLGDAAAKYVPDILNFLKDEKVSADVRSGAASALGNLGDAAAKYVPDILNFLKDEKVDAGVRYGAAEALGNLGDAAAKYVPDIANILKDEKVSTNLRYSAAEALGNLGDATAKYVPDILNFLKDEKVDAGVRSTAASALGKIRQLKLEEVAVVLNYVYEPNQGSFGSGSGQDKYEFWRFWTYFLSGGTDQVQTLLKWLGRPQATPDNLKHPEGVKTLEEFRNAWKPSEDLARLREDLARQIAVVARKVSWQQQDILILETHYHNLKKAGYNEADSLQSVIINLKGWQWFFNARITILTHAAFWLVLIFAYPKFPQVQAIFFWNPWVRRILGVGYVGFLLTWFPPFRRKLFEPFKPSLLADAGLDNFHDQSYFPESKVKVPTSGDIQPITAALPSIQGQIILEGDSGLGKSMFLRHLLKNSQRIVVYLPAQKCHKGVIEAIQDKLHGQAQDAGFLKNLIYSGAIDICIDGLNEVTAETRAKICQFVESYFRGNIIMTTQPLEWTPPSTAKTYYLQPLEQQQIQEFLISRQPRLPQDAKIQGADYAQACTIYLTEVLKDQQAKEELDAARRILSNPMDLTVVALMLSQGKHPNLFRLQEQQYNLMAAEYQQEWKQEFPLKRFSAAVYQMRLEDKQALPADEFHQVVMSLEDDKYKMVVSRQWQDEKGEAKKEWYFRHDKIMDFFLVQNFLGETDTAESLLVDRMGDPRFRGVYFLLATLLPLDAAKELREDLIQYAADTKDNTVSNTFVQLLRTR from the coding sequence ATGGTCACAACTCCCCGCCACCGCAGCAAGCCTTCTCGCTTTATCCTTTATGCTTTAGCCTTCATCCTAACTTTCCTCTTCTCTCTACCTTGGGTAAACGCCAAAGAAACCCCCAAACCCAAACCCCAAGATTGGCAGATTAACGGTATATCAGCAGCCCTTGATGACAGACACGACCAAGTTAAAAAATATGCTCTGGATAAATTAGTTGAATATGATCTGAAAGATTTAAAATCCCTGGTGAAGAAACCAGAGGATATTGCCGAGAAAGCTGCCAAAATCCTCAAGGATGAAAGGGTTCCCGCCGACGTTCGTAGAAGTGCGGCATCGGCATTGGGCAACTTGGGAGACGCCGCAGCCAAGTATGTCCCTGACATCGCTAATATCCTCAAGGATGAAAAGGTGGACACCGACCTTCGTTATAGTGCGGCATTGGCATTGGGCAACTTGGGAGACGCCGCAGCCAAATATGTCCCTGACATCGCTAATATCCTCAAGGATGAAAAGGTGGACGCCGACCTTCGTTATAGTGCGGCATCGGCATTGGGCAACTTGGGAGACGCCGCAGCCAAGTATGTCCCTGACATCGCTAATATCCTCAAGGATGAAAAGGTGGATGCCGGCGTTCGTTTAGGTGCGGCATCGGCATTGGGCAACTTGGGAGACGCCGCAGCCAAGTATGTTCCTGACATCCTCAATTTCCTCAAGGATGAAAAGGTGTCCGCCTACTTTCGTAGAATTGCGGCATCGGCATTGGGCAACTTGGGAGACGCCGCAGCCAAGTATGTCCCTGACATCCTCAATTTCCTCAAGGATGAAAAGGTGTTCGCCTACGTTCGTTCAGATGCGGCATCGGCATTGGGCAACTTGGGAGACGCCGCAGCCAAGTATGTCCCTGACATCGCTAATATCCTCAAGGATGAAAAGGTGTCCGCCACCGTTCGTTCAGGTGCGGCATCGGCATTGGGCAACTTGGGAGACGCCGCAGCCAAGTATGTCCCTGACATCCTCAATTTCCTCAAGGATGAAAAGGTGTCCGCCGACGTTCGTTCAGGTGCGGCATCGGCATTGGGCAACTTGGGAGACGCCGCAGCCAAGTATGTCCCTGACATCCTCAATTTCCTCAAGGATGAAAAGGTGTCCGCCGACGTTCGTTCAGGTGCGGCATCGGCATTGGGCAACTTGGGAGACGCCGCAGCCAAGTATGTCCCTGACATCCTCAATTTCCTCAAGGATGAAAAGGTGTCCGCCGACGTTCGTTCAGGTGCGGCATCGGCATTGGGCAACTTGGGAGACGCCGCAGCCAAGTATGTCCCTGACATCCTCAATTTCCTCAAGGATGAAAAGGTGGATGCCGGCGTTCGTTATGGTGCGGCAGAGGCATTGGGCAACTTGGGAGATGCCGCAGCCAAGTATGTCCCTGACATCGCTAATATCCTCAAGGATGAAAAGGTGTCCACCAACCTTCGTTATAGTGCGGCAGAGGCATTGGGCAACTTGGGAGACGCCACAGCCAAGTATGTCCCTGACATCCTCAATTTCCTCAAGGATGAAAAGGTGGATGCCGGCGTTCGTAGTACTGCGGCATCGGCATTGGGAAAAATCAGACAACTGAAATTAGAAGAGGTTGCTGTGGTTTTGAATTATGTCTACGAACCAAATCAGGGAAGTTTTGGTAGTGGTAGTGGTCAGGATAAGTATGAATTTTGGCGATTTTGGACTTATTTTCTGAGTGGCGGCACTGATCAAGTGCAAACTTTACTAAAATGGCTTGGCAGACCTCAAGCAACTCCCGATAATCTGAAGCACCCTGAAGGTGTCAAAACACTAGAAGAATTCCGCAACGCTTGGAAACCCAGCGAAGACTTAGCACGATTACGAGAAGACTTAGCTAGGCAAATTGCTGTAGTTGCCAGAAAAGTCTCTTGGCAACAACAAGATATTTTGATTTTAGAAACTCACTACCACAACCTGAAAAAGGCCGGCTACAACGAAGCTGACTCACTGCAATCAGTCATAATTAACCTCAAAGGTTGGCAGTGGTTTTTCAACGCTAGAATTACCATCCTCACTCATGCCGCCTTTTGGCTAGTCCTCATCTTTGCCTACCCCAAATTTCCCCAAGTTCAAGCCATCTTCTTTTGGAACCCTTGGGTACGCCGTATTCTCGGCGTGGGCTATGTCGGCTTTCTCCTCACCTGGTTTCCCCCCTTCCGCCGCAAATTATTTGAACCCTTCAAACCTTCTCTACTAGCCGATGCCGGCTTAGATAATTTTCATGACCAATCATACTTCCCAGAATCTAAAGTCAAAGTTCCCACATCAGGAGACATCCAGCCAATTACCGCAGCCTTACCCAGTATTCAAGGACAAATTATCTTAGAAGGAGATTCCGGCTTAGGCAAGTCGATGTTTCTCCGTCATCTGTTGAAAAACTCCCAGCGCATCGTCGTTTATCTCCCTGCCCAAAAATGTCATAAAGGCGTAATAGAAGCCATCCAAGACAAGCTACACGGCCAAGCCCAAGATGCCGGCTTCTTGAAAAACCTGATTTACAGTGGCGCGATAGATATCTGCATCGACGGACTCAACGAAGTCACCGCCGAAACCCGCGCCAAAATCTGCCAGTTTGTCGAAAGCTATTTCCGGGGCAACATTATCATGACAACCCAGCCCCTAGAGTGGACACCCCCCTCAACAGCCAAAACTTACTACTTGCAGCCCCTTGAACAACAACAAATTCAAGAGTTTTTGATCTCCCGTCAGCCGCGACTCCCCCAAGATGCCAAAATTCAAGGTGCTGATTACGCCCAAGCCTGCACCATTTATTTAACAGAAGTCCTCAAAGATCAGCAAGCCAAAGAAGAGTTAGACGCAGCCCGCCGAATTCTTTCCAATCCAATGGATCTAACAGTGGTAGCGCTGATGCTATCACAAGGTAAACACCCAAACTTATTTCGTTTGCAAGAACAACAATACAACCTGATGGCGGCAGAATACCAGCAAGAATGGAAACAAGAATTTCCGCTCAAAAGATTTTCCGCCGCCGTCTACCAAATGCGACTCGAAGACAAACAAGCCTTACCCGCCGATGAATTTCACCAAGTTGTCATGTCTTTAGAAGACGATAAATACAAAATGGTAGTTAGCCGTCAGTGGCAAGATGAAAAAGGCGAAGCGAAGAAAGAATGGTACTTTCGCCACGATAAAATCATGGATTTCTTCTTAGTGCAAAACTTTCTGGGCGAAACTGATACCGCCGAATCACTATTAGTTGATAGAATGGGCGATCCGCGTTTTCGTGGCGTTTATTTCTTGCTAGCAACGTTACTTCCTTTAGATGCAGCCAAAGAACTGCGAGAAGATTTGATTCAATACGCGGCGGATACTAAAGACAATACGGTGAGTAATACTTTTGTGCAGTTGTTGCGAACTAGGTAA
- the chlP gene encoding geranylgeranyl reductase — protein MTLRVAVIGSGPAGSSAAETLAASGIETYLFERKLDNAKPCGGAIPLCMVSEFDLPPEIIDRRVRKMKMISPSNREVDINLINEDEYIGMCRREVLDGFLRDRAAKVGANLINATVHKLDIPGNNTDPYTIHYVDHTEGISQGIAKTLKVDLIIGADGANSRVAKEMDAGDYNYAIAFQERIRLPEDKMAYYNDLAEMYVGDDVSTDFYAWVFPKYDHVAVGTGTMHVNKASIKQLQAGIRARASEKLAGGKIIKVEAHPIPEHPRPRRVVGRIALVGDAAGYVTKSSGEGIYFAAKSGRMCAETIVETSNSGSRIPTEGDLKVYLKRWDKRYGLTYKVLDILQTVFYRSNATREAFVEMCDDLDVQRLTFDSYLYKTVVPANPITQLKITAKTIGSLIRGNALAP, from the coding sequence TTGACACTACGGGTTGCTGTTATTGGGTCAGGCCCTGCTGGTTCATCTGCCGCAGAAACACTGGCAGCCTCTGGGATTGAAACCTACCTGTTTGAGCGGAAGCTAGACAATGCGAAGCCTTGCGGGGGTGCAATTCCCCTATGTATGGTGAGTGAATTTGACTTACCACCAGAGATTATCGATCGCCGGGTACGGAAGATGAAAATGATTTCGCCTTCCAATCGTGAGGTTGATATTAATCTGATAAATGAAGATGAATATATAGGAATGTGCCGCCGGGAAGTACTAGATGGCTTTTTGCGCGATCGCGCGGCAAAAGTCGGCGCCAATTTAATTAATGCAACTGTTCATAAACTTGATATACCAGGAAACAATACTGATCCCTATACCATCCATTACGTTGACCATACAGAAGGGATATCACAGGGTATTGCCAAAACTCTGAAGGTGGATCTCATTATTGGGGCGGATGGGGCTAATTCTCGCGTTGCGAAAGAAATGGACGCTGGGGATTACAATTATGCGATCGCTTTCCAAGAGCGGATTCGCTTACCCGAAGACAAAATGGCCTACTATAACGACCTCGCCGAAATGTATGTCGGTGATGACGTTTCTACCGATTTCTACGCTTGGGTTTTCCCCAAATATGACCACGTAGCTGTCGGTACTGGTACGATGCATGTCAATAAAGCCAGCATCAAACAGTTACAAGCTGGTATCCGCGCCCGTGCATCCGAGAAATTGGCAGGCGGTAAAATCATCAAAGTAGAAGCGCACCCCATTCCCGAACATCCCCGTCCCCGTCGTGTTGTCGGTCGCATTGCTTTAGTGGGAGATGCTGCTGGTTACGTTACCAAGTCCTCTGGCGAAGGTATTTATTTTGCCGCTAAATCTGGGCGGATGTGTGCCGAAACCATTGTGGAAACATCTAACAGTGGTAGCCGGATTCCTACAGAAGGCGACCTGAAGGTTTACCTGAAGCGTTGGGATAAAAGATACGGACTCACTTACAAGGTGCTGGACATTCTGCAAACCGTGTTCTATCGTTCCAACGCCACCCGCGAAGCCTTTGTGGAAATGTGCGATGACCTGGATGTACAACGGCTAACATTTGATAGCTATTTGTATAAGACGGTTGTCCCTGCTAATCCCATCACCCAATTGAAGATTACTGCCAAAACCATTGGTAGCCTAATTCGGGGTAATGCCCTTGCACCTTAA
- a CDS encoding potassium channel family protein — MAGAIALGGVFFVGTLWYWLVEGWSWEDAAYMTVITLATVGYGETHPLGSRGRLFTIALILLGVMNIGYIVNRFTEAIIQGYFQEGIRLQQQRRLMESLTEHYIICGFSRTGRQIAKEFRAEGVPFVVIDSEMESVQRAQTEGYTAYQGDATLDDTLLKVGIERAMCIVAALPSDAENLYIVLSAKTLNSGIRVIARASTEEALQKLRRGGADEVISPYITGGKRMAAAALRPQVLDFVDGILTGADRQLYMEEFLLDPAFCPFVGQTLQKARLRSQSGALVLAIRRLDGTLIGGPTGDTVLMSGDRLIGMGTAEQLRSLNQILGPIGSQKLRRPKNS, encoded by the coding sequence ATGGCTGGGGCGATCGCTCTTGGCGGTGTTTTCTTCGTTGGCACTTTGTGGTATTGGCTAGTGGAGGGCTGGTCATGGGAAGATGCAGCTTACATGACAGTCATCACTTTAGCGACTGTGGGATATGGAGAGACGCACCCACTAGGTAGCCGAGGACGATTGTTTACCATTGCCCTGATTTTGTTGGGTGTAATGAATATCGGTTACATTGTCAACAGATTTACAGAAGCGATTATTCAAGGCTACTTTCAAGAAGGAATTCGGCTACAGCAACAGAGGCGGTTAATGGAATCCCTAACAGAACACTACATTATTTGTGGATTTAGCCGCACTGGTCGTCAAATTGCCAAGGAATTTCGAGCAGAAGGCGTACCTTTTGTAGTGATTGATTCGGAGATGGAATCTGTACAAAGGGCGCAGACAGAAGGTTACACTGCATATCAAGGTGACGCTACCCTAGATGACACACTCCTGAAAGTTGGTATTGAACGGGCAATGTGTATCGTTGCAGCCCTTCCTTCAGATGCCGAAAATTTATATATTGTTTTATCAGCCAAAACATTGAATTCGGGAATTCGGGTGATTGCACGGGCAAGTACAGAAGAAGCTTTGCAGAAGTTACGACGTGGTGGTGCAGATGAAGTGATATCCCCCTATATTACTGGTGGGAAGCGCATGGCTGCTGCGGCTCTCAGACCCCAAGTATTGGACTTTGTAGACGGGATTTTGACAGGTGCAGACCGTCAGTTGTATATGGAAGAATTTTTACTCGATCCGGCTTTTTGTCCCTTTGTGGGTCAAACTTTGCAAAAAGCGAGATTGCGATCGCAATCTGGGGCATTAGTTCTGGCAATTCGCCGCCTTGATGGGACTTTAATTGGTGGCCCAACTGGGGATACGGTTTTAATGTCAGGCGATCGGTTAATTGGTATGGGTACAGCAGAACAGTTGCGTAGCCTTAACCAAATTCTCGGGCCAATTGGTTCACAGAAATTGCGACGACCGAAAAATAGTTGA
- a CDS encoding heme-dependent oxidative N-demethylase family protein, whose amino-acid sequence MSGRYEVKPGMMAFGSCFGNTQADQQVFQIDDNFAHYRQAKLLARGERLSKYYQTCNYSKAVAGAIARLIINRLTQEHPQHFHYQKSINNTLKFHSQLTKETLYLDAELQLQQVEGSSVVPAYASTLDALAAQVQEDLTIICRSADGSNWLSAIHLCYPNHWSAEEKIGKDFATIHAPVAGMEKINRRGDAIANTMITHKPMVRFAWGLSTDTRLNHHPEPPPSVSVEQWERRSFDSQHPKLYLRIERQVIWGLPEYETALFTIRTYFRDCGVVRKDLVLRSKLREAIESMTPESLVYKGLAESKANILQWLSLSTEII is encoded by the coding sequence ATGAGTGGACGCTACGAAGTCAAGCCGGGGATGATGGCTTTTGGTTCCTGTTTTGGTAATACTCAGGCTGATCAGCAGGTATTTCAAATTGATGATAATTTTGCCCACTACCGTCAGGCTAAACTTTTAGCCCGTGGGGAACGGTTGAGCAAGTACTACCAAACCTGCAATTATTCTAAAGCTGTGGCAGGTGCGATCGCTCGTTTGATAATTAATCGCCTCACTCAAGAACACCCACAGCATTTTCACTACCAAAAGTCAATAAATAACACTCTGAAATTCCACAGCCAACTTACCAAAGAAACCCTCTATTTAGATGCAGAGTTACAGTTGCAGCAAGTTGAGGGTAGTTCTGTTGTTCCAGCTTATGCTTCTACCCTTGATGCTTTAGCTGCACAGGTACAAGAAGACCTGACAATTATCTGCCGATCTGCTGATGGTAGCAACTGGCTGAGTGCAATTCATCTCTGCTATCCCAATCACTGGTCAGCTGAAGAGAAAATTGGTAAAGATTTTGCCACAATCCATGCACCTGTGGCTGGAATGGAAAAAATTAATCGGCGAGGGGATGCGATCGCTAATACAATGATTACCCACAAACCAATGGTGCGCTTTGCTTGGGGTTTGAGTACCGACACTCGCCTTAACCACCATCCCGAACCACCGCCTAGTGTGTCAGTTGAACAATGGGAAAGGAGAAGCTTTGATTCACAGCATCCCAAACTTTATCTGCGAATTGAGCGCCAAGTAATTTGGGGGCTACCAGAGTATGAAACAGCGCTGTTTACTATTCGTACTTACTTTAGAGATTGTGGTGTAGTGAGAAAAGACCTAGTATTACGGTCTAAGCTGCGTGAGGCAATCGAATCGATGACACCGGAATCTCTAGTTTATAAAGGCTTGGCAGAGAGCAAAGCCAATATTTTGCAGTGGCTGAGTTTGTCAACAGAAATTATCTGA